The candidate division KSB1 bacterium genome contains the following window.
TCATTTCTTTAATCCTGCTTGTTTAAAAATATGTTTAATGTTCCCGGGGCAAGTTCGTCACTGGGTTTGCCAGCGATGGTAACCAAACCATTCTTGTTTTGATGTTTATACTGACGATGACTACCTCGAGTTCTGACCATTTCCCAACCATCATTCTGTATCATCTTAATAGCATCTCGGACTTTCA
Protein-coding sequences here:
- a CDS encoding type II toxin-antitoxin system HicA family toxin, translated to MKVRDAIKMIQNDGWEMVRTRGSHRQYKHQNKNGLVTIAGKPSDELAPGTLNIFLNKQD